A genomic segment from Microbulbifer elongatus encodes:
- a CDS encoding phosphoadenosine phosphosulfate reductase domain-containing protein, with product MGLSAGLSKQSAPTRTFHHGADLDALNQRFKDSKPSEIMAFTIAEAENPVVFTNFRPLAIAFLHLVTRAKPDIPVIWVDHGYNTPETYRHIEKVIKLLDLNLYTYSPKMSAAHYNAVYGGIPPLDTPEHDFFSRTVKLEPFNRAMQELKPDVWLNGIRHDQNAHRKGLDVFTKGNHGTIRVAPMFHLREIDVEEYVYENDLPDNDVYFDPTKGEEHRECGLLLQK from the coding sequence ATGGGCCTATCCGCCGGACTGAGCAAACAGAGCGCTCCCACGCGCACCTTCCATCACGGTGCCGATCTGGACGCGCTCAACCAGCGCTTTAAAGACAGCAAGCCCAGCGAGATCATGGCTTTCACCATTGCGGAAGCCGAAAATCCCGTGGTCTTCACCAACTTCCGCCCCCTGGCCATCGCCTTTTTGCACCTGGTCACCCGCGCCAAGCCGGATATTCCCGTAATCTGGGTGGATCACGGCTACAACACGCCGGAGACCTACCGCCATATCGAGAAGGTCATCAAGCTGCTGGACCTGAACCTGTACACCTACTCGCCAAAAATGTCCGCAGCCCACTACAACGCGGTGTACGGCGGCATCCCGCCGCTGGATACCCCGGAGCACGACTTCTTCTCCCGCACGGTGAAGCTGGAGCCGTTCAACCGCGCCATGCAGGAGCTGAAGCCGGACGTCTGGCTCAACGGCATCCGCCACGACCAGAACGCTCACCGCAAAGGGCTGGATGTGTTCACCAAGGGCAACCACGGCACCATTCGCGTAGCGCCGATGTTCCACCTCAGGGAGATTGATGTGGAAGAGTATGTTTACGAGAACGATCTGCCGGACAACGATGTGTACTTCGACCCGACGAAGGGTGAGGAGCATCGTGAGTGTGGGTTGCTGCTACAGAAGTAA
- the mraZ gene encoding division/cell wall cluster transcriptional repressor MraZ, with protein MYLGSHAINMDAKGRLAIPARVRDSLLEDCGGRLVVTAHTEERCLLVYPDAQWREILPKIEALSSFNKVARRAQRLLIGYACELQVDGNGRVLIPPTLREYAGLEKKLMLVGQGKKLELWSEDRWMDWLDDSEGDGEMPEEMASLSL; from the coding sequence ATGTATCTGGGCAGTCACGCAATCAATATGGACGCCAAGGGGCGTCTGGCGATTCCGGCGCGAGTGAGAGACTCGCTGCTGGAAGATTGCGGTGGTCGCCTGGTTGTGACGGCGCATACGGAAGAGCGCTGTCTGCTCGTCTATCCTGATGCCCAGTGGCGCGAGATTCTTCCAAAGATCGAGGCGCTATCCAGCTTTAACAAGGTGGCGCGTCGCGCCCAGCGACTTTTGATCGGTTATGCCTGTGAGCTGCAGGTGGACGGCAACGGCCGCGTACTGATCCCGCCCACCCTGCGTGAGTATGCGGGGCTGGAAAAGAAGTTGATGCTGGTGGGGCAGGGGAAAAAGCTGGAGTTGTGGAGCGAGGACCGCTGGATGGACTGGCTCGACGACAGTGAGGGGGATGGTGAGATGCCAGAAGAGATGGCTTCTCTCTCCCTGTAA
- the rsmH gene encoding 16S rRNA (cytosine(1402)-N(4))-methyltransferase RsmH: protein MSQDLHRSVLLREAVDALVVDPGGLYIDGTFGRGGHSALVLEQLSDAGQLVAVDKDPQAVAFARERFTAEPRFSIWHGSFADMDQAVADRAGQVAGILLDLGVSSPQLDQAERGFSFMQDGPLDMRMDTSRGMSAAEWVNTESEEEMARVFKEYGEERFARRMAGAIARRRAERPFTRTLDLAEVVKAANPAWEKGKHPSTRVFQAIRIHINGELDDLYQALDKSLTLLKPGGRLVIISFHSLEDRIVKRFIRDQEKGPQLPRGLPVMDSQIRKTLRSIGKAVKAEAEEVGENVRSRSAVMRVAERLAD from the coding sequence GTGTCCCAGGATCTGCATCGCAGTGTGTTGTTGCGCGAGGCTGTGGACGCCCTGGTGGTGGATCCGGGCGGCTTGTATATCGATGGCACGTTTGGGCGCGGTGGTCACAGTGCGCTGGTGCTGGAGCAGTTGAGCGATGCCGGCCAGCTGGTGGCGGTGGATAAAGATCCGCAGGCCGTTGCGTTTGCCCGCGAGCGCTTTACCGCAGAGCCGCGTTTTTCCATCTGGCACGGCTCTTTTGCGGACATGGATCAGGCGGTTGCCGATCGTGCGGGGCAGGTAGCCGGAATTCTGCTGGATCTCGGGGTGTCGTCACCCCAGCTGGACCAGGCGGAGCGCGGCTTCAGCTTTATGCAGGACGGCCCGCTGGATATGCGCATGGATACCAGCCGCGGGATGAGCGCCGCGGAGTGGGTGAACACCGAGTCCGAAGAAGAAATGGCGCGGGTGTTCAAAGAGTACGGCGAAGAGCGGTTTGCGCGGCGTATGGCGGGGGCCATTGCGCGGCGGCGGGCGGAGCGACCATTTACGCGAACGCTGGACCTGGCGGAAGTGGTGAAAGCGGCAAACCCGGCCTGGGAAAAAGGCAAGCATCCGTCCACTCGGGTATTTCAGGCGATTCGCATCCATATAAATGGAGAGCTGGACGACCTGTATCAGGCTCTGGACAAGTCGTTGACACTGCTGAAGCCCGGTGGTCGTCTGGTGATTATCAGCTTCCATTCACTGGAGGATCGCATTGTGAAGCGGTTTATCCGTGATCAGGAAAAGGGGCCGCAGCTGCCCCGTGGTCTGCCGGTGATGGACAGTCAGATACGCAAGACACTGCGCTCCATCGGCAAAGCGGTAAAGGCCGAAGCGGAGGAAGTCGGTGAAAACGTCCGCTCACGCAGCGCCGTGATGCGGGTTGCCGAACGGTTGGCGGATTGA
- the ftsL gene encoding cell division protein FtsL produces MVARTGNRWWIVSLWGLVMVSALGVVHTTHQSRVLTAELEQAQRYRDELRYEQERLLLERGAWSAYSRIEQVAKEQLNMHAPKPSERVLVTAN; encoded by the coding sequence ATGGTGGCGCGCACAGGTAACAGGTGGTGGATAGTCAGCCTCTGGGGGCTGGTGATGGTTTCCGCTCTGGGGGTGGTGCACACCACGCACCAGAGTCGGGTGCTGACGGCGGAGCTCGAGCAGGCGCAGCGTTATCGGGACGAACTGCGCTATGAGCAGGAGCGCCTGCTTCTGGAGCGGGGCGCCTGGTCGGCATACAGCCGCATTGAGCAGGTGGCGAAAGAACAACTGAATATGCATGCGCCCAAACCATCGGAGCGTGTGTTGGTCACTGCGAATTAG
- a CDS encoding peptidoglycan D,D-transpeptidase FtsI family protein, giving the protein MGAVKKQQQQQQQGIARWRFALVAGLLCALAAALVVHLAGLQVLPEQDRGYRFLQDQGRARTIRTEEIAAYRGSIVDRNGELLAVSTPVHTIWANPQLLKEADAAQLRNLAAALDTPPARLAKRLEKYRNKGFMYLRRHMTPEGAQKVLSLDLAGVYSKKEYRRFYPAGEVTAQLLGFTDIDDLGQEGLELAYEQSLAGEPGKRQVVKDLKGRTVRDLAVKQEARPGRDLQLTIDMRLQYLAYRELKKAVAENGAASGYMVILDTRTGDVLAMANQPSFNPNNRAGVKAAAMRNRALIDQFEPGSTIKPLTALAALETGRWQPHTRINTSPGYIRLPGKTLLDPVNYGEIDLTRVITKSSQVGITKVAMDLEPETLRGLFYRLGLGEAVGSGFPGEAPGILPTRGRWHPIELANFAFGYGLTVNAVQLAQAYSVVANAGLKRPVSLILEPGKTPQDADRVVESELAREVTAMLETVIGPEGTGRHAAVEGYRVAGKTGTVHKVGSEGYADNRYRSVFAGFVPADNPRLAAVVVIDDPTSTKYYGGEVAAPVFGKVMTGAMRLLQVPPEKIAPAEQQLATQLDERGTTS; this is encoded by the coding sequence ATGGGTGCCGTGAAAAAGCAGCAGCAACAACAGCAGCAGGGGATCGCCCGCTGGCGCTTCGCGCTGGTGGCGGGGCTGCTGTGCGCGCTTGCCGCAGCACTTGTGGTGCACCTGGCCGGTTTACAGGTGCTGCCGGAGCAGGACCGGGGATACCGCTTCCTGCAGGACCAGGGGCGCGCCCGAACCATCCGCACTGAAGAGATCGCCGCCTATCGCGGCAGCATTGTGGATCGCAATGGCGAGTTACTCGCCGTTAGTACTCCGGTGCACACCATCTGGGCCAACCCGCAGCTACTGAAGGAGGCGGATGCGGCGCAGCTGCGGAATCTGGCTGCTGCGCTGGATACACCACCGGCACGGCTTGCCAAGCGTCTGGAAAAGTATCGCAACAAAGGGTTTATGTACCTGCGTCGGCATATGACGCCCGAGGGCGCACAGAAAGTGCTCAGTCTGGATCTTGCCGGGGTCTACAGCAAAAAAGAATACCGTCGCTTTTACCCTGCCGGTGAAGTCACGGCGCAGTTGCTGGGCTTTACTGATATTGACGATCTCGGGCAGGAGGGGCTCGAGCTGGCCTACGAGCAATCGCTTGCGGGGGAACCCGGTAAGCGGCAGGTCGTCAAGGATCTGAAAGGTCGCACCGTGCGGGATCTGGCGGTGAAGCAGGAAGCGCGCCCGGGGCGCGATCTGCAACTCACGATTGATATGCGTCTGCAGTATCTGGCGTACCGCGAGCTGAAAAAGGCGGTTGCGGAAAACGGCGCGGCCTCCGGCTATATGGTGATTCTGGATACCCGAACCGGTGATGTGTTGGCAATGGCCAATCAGCCCTCGTTCAACCCCAATAACCGCGCCGGGGTCAAAGCGGCCGCCATGCGCAACCGCGCGCTGATCGACCAGTTTGAGCCGGGCTCCACCATCAAGCCGCTGACCGCTCTGGCCGCGCTGGAAACCGGGCGCTGGCAGCCGCATACCCGGATCAATACCAGTCCCGGCTATATCCGCCTGCCGGGTAAGACTCTGCTGGATCCCGTGAACTATGGCGAAATTGACCTGACCCGGGTCATCACCAAATCCAGCCAGGTGGGGATTACCAAGGTGGCGATGGATCTCGAGCCGGAAACCCTGCGTGGGTTGTTTTACCGGTTGGGGCTGGGCGAAGCGGTTGGCAGCGGATTCCCCGGGGAGGCGCCGGGAATATTGCCAACCCGGGGACGATGGCACCCCATTGAGCTGGCCAACTTTGCTTTCGGCTACGGTTTAACAGTGAACGCAGTGCAACTGGCGCAGGCCTACAGTGTCGTCGCGAACGCCGGGCTCAAACGCCCGGTTTCGCTGATTCTGGAACCCGGAAAAACGCCTCAGGACGCTGACCGGGTGGTGGAATCCGAGCTGGCAAGGGAAGTCACCGCCATGCTCGAAACGGTAATCGGCCCGGAAGGAACCGGCCGGCACGCAGCGGTAGAAGGTTACCGGGTGGCCGGTAAAACCGGCACCGTACACAAGGTAGGCAGCGAAGGTTACGCGGACAACCGCTACCGCTCGGTGTTTGCGGGGTTTGTGCCGGCGGATAACCCGCGCCTGGCGGCGGTGGTGGTGATCGACGACCCCACCAGCACCAAATACTACGGCGGTGAAGTCGCTGCGCCGGTGTTTGGAAAAGTGATGACTGGCGCCATGCGTTTGCTGCAGGTGCCACCGGAGAAAATCGCGCCGGCTGAGCAGCAGTTGGCGACGCAGCTGGACGAGAGAGGTACTACATCGTGA
- a CDS encoding UDP-N-acetylmuramoyl-L-alanyl-D-glutamate--2,6-diaminopimelate ligase, with translation MTQRNQTQNGAVSLATLVPGYAGIPDIAVTGVALDSRQVQAGDVFMALRGTVVDGREFIDSAIAAGAAVVLADGETLGSEERNGIQIVSVPGLAARVGEIAARFYGNPSASMYLVGITGTNGKSTCAYLTSQLLAAHFGRAAVMGTIGNGVWKDGDVELVDTGLTTPDPVRLQKDYAEFYVQGARAGAMEVSSHSLAQGRVHGLEFDTAVFTNLTRDHLDYHGNMAAYGAAKEKLFGLPKLKRGVINIDDPFGAQMVERCKLRGLKTITYGLQSGDLQIRDLKRLDSGFSVHLITPWGEGELRAPLIGDFNIHNALAVVAAAGAAGMPLEAILTAFADIRPVPGRMERVVVDGAEQISVLVDYAHTPDALRAALEAARPYCRGKLWCVFGCGGDRDTGKRAPMGRIAVELSDRAVVTSDNPRSEDSQKIIDDILQGTDGLQNAAETTCAVKIDRAEAIAYAIAQAAPGDIVLIAGKGHEDYQLVGGEKLHFCDREQATAALQQRITAGSEQ, from the coding sequence GTGACCCAGCGGAATCAGACACAAAATGGCGCCGTATCCCTGGCTACCCTGGTGCCGGGCTATGCCGGTATCCCCGATATTGCCGTCACCGGCGTCGCTCTCGATAGCCGTCAGGTACAGGCGGGCGATGTATTTATGGCGTTGCGCGGTACGGTGGTGGATGGGCGTGAATTCATCGACAGTGCCATTGCCGCAGGCGCCGCCGTGGTTCTGGCGGATGGCGAGACGCTCGGTAGCGAGGAGCGCAATGGTATTCAGATTGTGTCCGTACCCGGCCTTGCGGCCCGGGTCGGCGAAATAGCCGCGCGTTTTTACGGGAATCCCAGTGCTTCCATGTATCTGGTCGGGATAACCGGTACCAACGGAAAATCCACCTGTGCATATCTGACCTCGCAGCTTTTGGCGGCACACTTTGGTCGTGCTGCGGTCATGGGCACGATCGGCAACGGTGTATGGAAAGACGGCGACGTCGAGCTCGTGGATACCGGCCTGACTACCCCCGACCCCGTGCGTCTGCAGAAGGATTACGCCGAATTCTATGTCCAGGGTGCCCGCGCCGGTGCCATGGAAGTGTCTTCCCATTCCCTGGCTCAGGGGCGTGTGCACGGGCTGGAATTTGATACTGCGGTATTCACCAACCTGACACGGGATCACCTGGATTACCACGGCAATATGGCGGCTTACGGCGCTGCCAAAGAAAAGCTGTTTGGCCTGCCAAAGCTAAAGCGCGGCGTAATCAATATCGACGATCCATTCGGAGCGCAGATGGTGGAGCGCTGCAAGCTGCGCGGTCTGAAAACCATTACCTACGGGCTGCAGTCCGGCGACTTGCAGATCCGGGATCTGAAACGTCTGGACAGTGGCTTTTCCGTGCACCTGATCACCCCGTGGGGCGAGGGTGAGCTGAGAGCGCCCTTAATCGGTGACTTCAATATTCACAACGCGCTGGCGGTTGTCGCCGCAGCGGGTGCGGCAGGTATGCCGCTGGAAGCAATTCTGACCGCTTTTGCAGACATTCGGCCGGTGCCGGGGCGCATGGAGCGTGTGGTAGTTGATGGCGCGGAGCAAATCAGTGTCCTGGTGGACTACGCCCATACCCCGGATGCACTGCGCGCAGCGCTGGAAGCGGCGCGCCCTTACTGCCGCGGAAAATTGTGGTGTGTGTTCGGGTGTGGCGGCGACCGGGATACTGGCAAGCGTGCTCCCATGGGGCGAATTGCGGTGGAGCTGTCCGACCGGGCAGTGGTGACCAGTGATAACCCGCGCAGTGAAGATTCACAGAAAATTATCGACGATATCCTGCAGGGTACCGATGGCCTGCAAAACGCGGCTGAAACTACCTGCGCAGTGAAAATCGACCGCGCGGAAGCTATCGCGTATGCCATCGCGCAGGCTGCGCCCGGCGACATTGTCCTGATTGCCGGCAAGGGGCACGAGGACTACCAGCTGGTTGGTGGTGAAAAGTTGCATTTCTGCGATCGCGAGCAGGCAACTGCCGCACTGCAGCAGCGCATCACCGCAGGGAGCGAACAATGA
- a CDS encoding UDP-N-acetylmuramoyl-tripeptide--D-alanyl-D-alanine ligase gives MIAPLSLQQLQQRFGGELVNGSVCFDAVCTDTRKLDAGALFVALRGENFDAHDFLPAVDGKVLGVVTEQRLENSTMPQWIVADTSIALGQIGRLCREQFNGPVIGITGSCGKTTVKEMMAAIFAQRHRVCVTRGNLNNHFGVPMTLFSLSPEHEVLIVEMGASGPNEIGYLCGIARPGITAVNNVMPAHVEGFGSVDGIATAKGQIYTTLDPGGVAVLNADDNYADYWRGEMPEGVRALEVGFGHQCAIHPVNIQMDALGCAAFDLVVEGVSHPVKLQVLGEHNVHNALVAAGCAHAAGIPVAEIASGLSAASGVGGRMQSLPGRKGATVIDDSYNANPGSVSAAIELLAQRNGKKVLVLGDMAELGPEADSAHRDMGRLARERGIDQLFTLGTLSGAASVEFAAGRQHGQRNFSEREPLIEALASELDESTTVLVKGSRSARMELVVQALTNGNQEKV, from the coding sequence ATGATCGCGCCACTCTCACTGCAACAGCTGCAACAGCGTTTCGGCGGCGAGCTGGTCAATGGCTCGGTGTGCTTCGATGCGGTGTGCACGGATACACGCAAGCTGGATGCCGGGGCCCTGTTCGTGGCGTTGCGTGGTGAGAACTTCGATGCACACGATTTCCTTCCCGCCGTAGACGGAAAGGTGCTCGGTGTCGTTACCGAACAGCGCCTGGAAAACTCCACCATGCCCCAGTGGATTGTGGCGGATACCAGTATTGCACTTGGACAGATTGGTCGTTTGTGTCGAGAGCAGTTCAACGGTCCGGTGATCGGTATTACCGGATCCTGTGGAAAAACCACAGTGAAAGAAATGATGGCGGCGATTTTCGCTCAGCGCCACCGGGTGTGTGTGACAAGAGGCAACCTGAACAATCACTTCGGTGTGCCCATGACCCTGTTTTCCCTGTCACCGGAACACGAAGTTCTGATTGTGGAAATGGGAGCCAGCGGCCCCAATGAAATTGGCTACCTGTGCGGGATTGCCAGGCCCGGCATCACCGCGGTCAACAATGTGATGCCCGCGCACGTGGAAGGTTTTGGATCCGTGGATGGTATTGCGACCGCCAAGGGGCAGATCTATACCACCCTCGATCCAGGGGGCGTGGCGGTATTGAATGCCGATGATAACTACGCGGATTACTGGCGCGGTGAAATGCCCGAAGGGGTGCGCGCCCTGGAGGTGGGCTTTGGTCACCAGTGTGCAATTCATCCGGTCAATATCCAGATGGATGCACTGGGGTGCGCAGCCTTTGACCTTGTGGTCGAAGGCGTGTCCCATCCGGTGAAACTGCAGGTGCTGGGTGAACACAATGTACACAACGCTCTGGTGGCAGCGGGCTGCGCTCACGCGGCCGGAATCCCGGTTGCGGAAATCGCCAGTGGCCTGAGCGCGGCCAGCGGTGTGGGCGGGCGGATGCAATCACTCCCAGGCCGCAAAGGAGCGACAGTCATTGATGACAGTTACAACGCCAACCCGGGTTCGGTCAGTGCGGCGATTGAGCTGCTGGCGCAGCGCAATGGCAAAAAGGTCCTGGTGCTCGGGGATATGGCAGAGCTGGGGCCCGAAGCAGACAGCGCCCACCGGGATATGGGCAGACTGGCCCGGGAGCGCGGTATCGATCAGTTGTTTACCCTGGGCACTTTGAGCGGCGCCGCGAGTGTGGAGTTCGCCGCCGGTCGTCAACACGGACAAAGAAATTTTTCCGAACGCGAGCCGCTGATTGAAGCGCTGGCCTCGGAACTGGATGAAAGCACCACTGTGCTGGTGAAAGGTTCCCGCAGTGCGCGAATGGAACTGGTTGTGCAGGCACTGACCAACGGGAATCAAGAGAAGGTTTAA
- the mraY gene encoding phospho-N-acetylmuramoyl-pentapeptide-transferase, giving the protein MLLWLAEYLQQFEKGFAVFDYLTVRAILSALTALGISLLVGPRMITWLNRLQVGQAVRDDGPQSHLSKSGTPTMGGTLILAAIFSGALLWSDLSNRLVWVTLLVTFVFGAVGFVDDYKKVVEKNSRGLIARWKYFWQSVAGLGAAIYLYMTATSPAETQLFVPFFKDVAINLGPVTFILLTYFVVVGSSNAVNLTDGLDGLAIMPSVMVGGALGVIAYLVGHVEFATYLHIPSISGAGELAVFCAALGGAGLGFLWFNTYPAQVFMGDVGALALGAALGIIAVITRHEIVLFIMGGVFVMETVSVILQVASFKLTGKRIFRMAPLHHHFELKGWPEPRVIVRFWIITVVLVLAGLATLKLR; this is encoded by the coding sequence ATGCTGCTTTGGCTGGCTGAATATTTACAACAATTCGAAAAAGGCTTCGCGGTCTTTGACTACCTGACCGTGCGCGCAATTCTCAGTGCTCTGACGGCGCTGGGAATATCCCTGTTGGTAGGTCCTCGCATGATTACCTGGCTCAACCGCCTTCAGGTCGGTCAGGCGGTGCGGGATGATGGACCGCAATCCCACCTGAGCAAATCCGGCACACCCACGATGGGTGGCACCCTGATTCTTGCGGCGATTTTTTCCGGAGCCTTGCTCTGGTCTGACCTGAGTAACCGGTTGGTGTGGGTCACCTTACTGGTGACTTTCGTGTTTGGCGCCGTGGGCTTTGTGGACGACTACAAAAAAGTGGTGGAGAAGAACTCCCGGGGGTTGATCGCCCGCTGGAAGTATTTCTGGCAGTCGGTTGCCGGCCTGGGTGCTGCCATCTATCTGTACATGACGGCCACCTCGCCTGCGGAAACCCAGTTGTTTGTACCTTTTTTCAAGGACGTGGCGATTAACCTGGGGCCGGTCACATTTATTCTGCTGACGTATTTCGTCGTGGTGGGATCCAGTAACGCGGTAAATCTGACCGATGGCCTGGACGGCTTGGCCATCATGCCTTCGGTAATGGTCGGCGGTGCTCTGGGTGTCATTGCCTATCTGGTAGGCCATGTGGAATTTGCCACCTATCTGCATATTCCGTCCATTTCTGGTGCGGGTGAGCTAGCGGTGTTCTGTGCTGCACTGGGCGGTGCCGGGCTCGGGTTTCTCTGGTTCAACACCTACCCGGCACAGGTATTCATGGGGGATGTAGGCGCTCTCGCACTGGGTGCTGCCCTCGGCATTATCGCGGTCATTACTCGCCACGAGATCGTGTTGTTCATCATGGGTGGTGTTTTTGTGATGGAAACTGTGTCGGTCATCCTGCAGGTCGCATCTTTCAAATTGACCGGTAAGCGCATCTTTCGCATGGCGCCACTCCACCACCACTTTGAATTGAAAGGGTGGCCGG